From Oreochromis niloticus isolate F11D_XX linkage group LG1, O_niloticus_UMD_NMBU, whole genome shotgun sequence, a single genomic window includes:
- the rs1a gene encoding retinoschisin 1a translates to MALIIQHFLLGLLLLGTNVFISIYAQENPGAWTNKSCKCDCDGGESQTEVYSIGSGSSLVRGVDCMPECPYHRPLGFEAGSVSQEQITCSNQDQYTGWFSSWVPSKARLNSQGFGCAWLSKFQDSSQWLQIDLREVTVVSGILTQGRCDADEWITKYSVQYRTDEKLNWIYYKDQTGNNRVFYGNSDRSSSVQNLLRPPIVARYIRILPLGWHTRIALRLELLLCMNKCM, encoded by the exons ATGGCTCTCATCATACAACATTTCCTGCTGGGCCTCCTTCTCCTGGGAACAAACG TGTTCATCAGCATTTATGCTCAGGAG AACCCCGGGGCGTGGACTAACAAGTCCTGCAAATGTGATTGTGATGGAGGCGAATCGCAGACGGAGGTTTATTCCATTGGGTCTGGCTCATCTTTGGTGCGAGGAGTGGACTGCATGCCGG AGTGTCCCTACCACAGACCTCTTGGCTTTGAGGCTGGATCAGTGAGTCAAGAGCAGATCACCTGCTCCAACCAGGACCAGTACACTGGCTGGTTCTCCTCATGGGTACCGAGTAAGGCGCGACTCAACAGCCAGGGCTTTGG CTGCGCCTGGCTGTCTAAGTTCCAGGACAGCAGTCAGTGGCTGCAGATTGACTTAAGGGAGGTGACGGTGGTGTCAGGGATTCTCACTCAGGGCCGCTGTGATGCCGATGAGTGGATTACCAAGTACAGTGTTCAGTACAGAACAGATGAGAAGCTCAACTGGATCTATTACAAAGACCAGACTGGAAACAACAGG gtgttttatGGGAACTCTGACCGGTCCTCGTCTGTGCAGAACCTTCTGCGGCCGCCCATCGTTGCTCGCTACATTCGCATCCTCCCTCTGGGATGGCACACACGCATCGCTCTACGCCTGGAGCTCCTGCTCTGCATGAACAAATGCATGTAA